The DNA sequence ACCAGCACCGTCTTGATGTCGTTAATCTCGCCGCTTCGAAGGCTTGCACCGATGGCCAAAACGCTCCGGCGCTTTTGGAAATAGCTCGCCGCGCTATCGTCGCTTGTCGATTCGTATTGCAAAGGCTAACCTCACCGCATGAGCCTCGCCGAAATCGAGCAGGCAGTGGACAAGCTGAGCCGCGACGAACTCGCGAAGCTCGCGGCCCACATAGCCCGTCGGGACAAGCTCGGCTGGGATGAACAGATCGAAGAGGACTTTGCGCCCGGCGGTAAACACGCTGCTGCCTTGGAGAGAATCGACGCAGAAATTGACGCTGGAAATTTCCGCCCGATGCCGTGAAGTCTCATGCGCTCGCGTCGTTCTGGCGATGTTATGATGAGTTGCCTGAGCACGTGCAGCGACTCGCGCAAAAGAATTTCGCTCTGTTCCAGGCGAATCCGCGGCATCCGTCGCTCGGCTTTCAAAAGAAAGGCGGCGTTTACACTGTTGAGGTTGGCCGAAGCTATCGTGCGATCGCACGCGAACGAAACGGCGACTACTACTGGTTCTGGATCGGCACACACGAAGAGTACAACAACTTCCGCTTTTGGAGCTGCGCCACTCGCTTCATCGACAACGCAAAATTGGGTCAACGGCGGCGCGATTGCGATCGGTCACCCGCTTGGTTGCAGCGGCGCCCGCCTGGCCACGACGCTGATCCACCAGATGGCTCGCACCGGCGCCTCGCGCGGCATCGCGTCGCTCTGCGTCGGGGTAGGCCAAGGCTTGGCGACGGTCTTCGAACGGGAGTGAGTTTCGAAATGGGCCTGACTGTCAGTGAAGTGCAGCCGCCGGGGGCTGAGTGCATAAAGCGCGCCGTATTCACGGGTGCCTCACGTGCAACCGCGCTGGACTGAATGGGCAGCCGCTGGTGGAGCGAAGATCCCCGGCTGCCTCCTCGCAGCGCGCACTGTCGGACCTTTCGGGAACAGTGTAATATCGCGCGCGTGCAATCGTTGTTTGAAACCCGCTGGGCACGCTTCGGTGCGGCGTTGGGTTCCGGCGCACTTCTCTTTTTCGCGCTCGGATTAAGACCTGTTTGGTGGATCGCCTGGATTGCACCCATCCCCCTGCTGCTCGCCGCCCTCCACGGCAGTCGCGCCGAAGCTCGTTTGCTCACCGCTTTTGCTTCCGCTGTCGGTCTCGCGAGTCTTGTGCCCTACTATGTGTCGGTTCAAGGCCCGATTGGACTGATCATAATCCCCCTGCAAATCGCGCAGTGGATTTTCATCGTGAGCTTCACGCACACCGTTGTGCGGCGTTCGGATCACTGGCTCACTGTCTTCGCATATCCGCTGATCTGCTCTGCCCTGGACGCGCTGATCTCTACTTTTTCGCCTCACGGCACGTTCGGCAGCTTCGCTTACACGCAGATGGATGCGCTGCCTGTTATCCAGCTCGCGTCAGTGGGCGGAACGCCCGCTGTTGTCTTCGTCGTGAGCCTTTTCACGTCTGCGGTGGTGCTTGGTTTGTATCAATTACGCCCGAGAAGCCAACCGATCCTAACCTATGGCTTCCCGGTTCTGCTCCTCGTGCTTGCGATCGTGTCCGGCTGCTGGCGGCTGGCAAAGAGCCGTCCCGCCGCTGTTAGCGTGCCGGTCGGGATGGTCGCGATCGACGACGTGATCAGCCAGAAGATAGCGCCCGAGAAAGCAGAAGAGATTTGGCGTGGCTACGATGACGCGGTGACACGGCTGGCGGAGGCGGGGGCGCGGATCGTCGTATTGCCGGAGAAGATCGATCCGGACGAGCCTCACCCCGAGGCCCGCCGCGCCGCGCTTTCCGAGACCGCCCGACGCACTGCGGTCTTCCTCGTCGTGGGCGTCGGCCTAAGAGAACAGAGCGGCTGGCGGAACCGCGCCTGGCTCTTCGGTCAGAACGGCGATCTTCTAGCTGCTTACGACAAGCAACACCTTGTGCCCGGTTGGGAAGGATCGATGACCGCAGGGGATAAGAATGTCATCGTCTCAATAAACGACAGCCGCTTCGGCCTCTCCATTTGCAAGGACATGCACTTCGCTTCTTTCGGTCGGGGTTATGGCAAAGAGGGCGTTGTCGCTGTCCTCGAGCCGGCATGGGATTTCGGGCGCGACGCTTGGATGGCCGCACGCATCGCTGCCTTGCGCGGCGTCGAGAACGGCTACGCGGTGGTCCACTCCGCACGCGGCGGCCTCCTCACCGCGACCGATAGGTATGGTCACTTCCTCGCGGAGACGCCGAGTAGCATCCTACCCGGCTCTGCGGTAATTGCTCACGTGCCGACCAGCTCCCCTTCGCCCACTCTGTATGCGAGGTTTGGCGGCTGGTTTGGTTGGGTTTGCGTGGGCGCGGCGGTGCTCCTTCGGCTCCCGTCGATTCGGCGGATGCGCAGTGCGTAGCTGCTGGACTTCTCTGCCGCGTCAGAACTGCGGACCCGATAGTCGCGGAGGATGCCTGCCGTGCAACCTCAGCGCTGATGAGGCGCGCTGCGACCGCTAAGCAACGCGCAGCCTCGTGTCGCTCTGCGTCGGGTAGGACAAGGCTTGGCGACGGTCTTCGAACGGGAGTGAGTTTGGAAGTGGGCCTGACTGTCAGATCGTTCGAGCGCCCGGCGCCTCTGCAACGCATCCCACCCGTCGGCAGTGTG is a window from the Chthoniobacterales bacterium genome containing:
- a CDS encoding nitrilase-related carbon-nitrogen hydrolase → MQSLFETRWARFGAALGSGALLFFALGLRPVWWIAWIAPIPLLLAALHGSRAEARLLTAFASAVGLASLVPYYVSVQGPIGLIIIPLQIAQWIFIVSFTHTVVRRSDHWLTVFAYPLICSALDALISTFSPHGTFGSFAYTQMDALPVIQLASVGGTPAVVFVVSLFTSAVVLGLYQLRPRSQPILTYGFPVLLLVLAIVSGCWRLAKSRPAAVSVPVGMVAIDDVISQKIAPEKAEEIWRGYDDAVTRLAEAGARIVVLPEKIDPDEPHPEARRAALSETARRTAVFLVVGVGLREQSGWRNRAWLFGQNGDLLAAYDKQHLVPGWEGSMTAGDKNVIVSINDSRFGLSICKDMHFASFGRGYGKEGVVAVLEPAWDFGRDAWMAARIAALRGVENGYAVVHSARGGLLTATDRYGHFLAETPSSILPGSAVIAHVPTSSPSPTLYARFGGWFGWVCVGAAVLLRLPSIRRMRSA